Sequence from the Sulfuracidifex tepidarius genome:
GTCTAGGGGTTCCATTGCATGCTCTGCGAGATATTTAGGATCAGTGTATTTTAGGTATCTAGCAGGTATTATGATGTCTGTATCTATTTTGTCCCCGAACTTCATTGCCTGACCTTCTACCATCACATCACATCACCAGGGGAGGATATCTTTCCTTCTACTGCAGAAGCTGCAGCTACAGCTGGACCTGAGAGGTAAGTTTTGGACTCGTTGCTACCCATCCTTCCGCGGAAATTCCTTGAGCTTGTAGAGACTATCACTTCCCCAGGTCCTGCAACGCCAAAGTGACCTCCTAAACAAGGTCCGCAGGTTCCGTAAGTTATAATGCACCCTGCTTCGAACAAGGTATTTATATATCCTTTCTCTAGCGCTTCCTTAAACATCTCGTATGATGCAGGTATCGCTATACATCTGCTCTTGACTTTCTTTCCTTTCATTATCTTTGCGGCTACTTCAAAGTCGCTCAACCTCCCGTTAGTGCATGAGCCTATGTATACCTGATCTACGGGAGTGCCCTGAACTTCACTTACAGTCTTTACGTTATCTACGCTGTAAGGTGCTGCAACCAAGGGTTCCATCTTGTCTAGCTCTATAGTGTAGTTATCTTCATACTTAGCGTCGTTATCAGGAGTTACCAGCTTAGGTTCGTAACCCCTCATCTGTTTCACATATCTGACAGTCTCAGAGTCTGGAATAAACATGAGTGCATCTGCGTTCATCTCTATCCCCATGTTGGAGGCGGTGGCTCTATAGTCCATCGGGAAAGAGGAGGGATCCTTGACTTCTACCTCTATTGATTTACCGTTAAAGTACTCAGCCTTAAAGTCCCCAAGTAGTTTCAAGGCAACGTCCTTACCGCTTATCCACTTAGCTGGCTTTCCCTCCAGCGTTACCTTAAACGATGAGGGTGCAACAAGCCACGTCTTCCCGGTGATTGCAGCTGCGGCTATATCGCTTGCCCCCATACCTTGAGCGAAGGCTCCTAAAGCACCTGAAGTGGTCGTGTGGCTATCAGCTGCAACTATCACTTGTCCAGGCTGGGCGTACTTCTCGACTAAAAGCTCGTGCAGTATGCCAACGTTTATGTCATGGAAGTTGGGTATCTTCACGTCTTTGACGAACTTCCTTATATTTCCCTGAATCTCCGCGCTCCTTATATCTGGAGGAGGAGCTAAGTGATCGAAAGCTACCACTATTTTACCTTGGTCGAATACCTTTACCATCCCCGCTTTCTCCATAACTTCTATGACGTGATATCCCGTTAGATCATGGAAAGCTACGATGTCAACGGATGCCTCTATCACGTCACCTTGGGTCACGGGCTTCCCAGAAGCTCG
This genomic interval carries:
- a CDS encoding 3-isopropylmalate dehydratase large subunit, with protein sequence MSGQTLTEKILSRASGKPVTQGDVIEASVDIVAFHDLTGYHVIEVMEKAGMVKVFDQGKIVVAFDHLAPPPDIRSAEIQGNIRKFVKDVKIPNFHDINVGILHELLVEKYAQPGQVIVAADSHTTTSGALGAFAQGMGASDIAAAAITGKTWLVAPSSFKVTLEGKPAKWISGKDVALKLLGDFKAEYFNGKSIEVEVKDPSSFPMDYRATASNMGIEMNADALMFIPDSETVRYVKQMRGYEPKLVTPDNDAKYEDNYTIELDKMEPLVAAPYSVDNVKTVSEVQGTPVDQVYIGSCTNGRLSDFEVAAKIMKGKKVKSRCIAIPASYEMFKEALEKGYINTLFEAGCIITYGTCGPCLGGHFGVAGPGEVIVSTSSRNFRGRMGSNESKTYLSGPAVAAASAVEGKISSPGDVM